The following DNA comes from Occultella kanbiaonis.
AACTCCTACAACCGCCAGTGGGCCACCGAGGTGAACGCGCTCGCCGACGTGCCCGAGCGCCCGTGGATGCCGGACTGGCTGAACTCCTGGTGGGAGTACCACCTGAAGATGTGGGAGTTCCACAACAACCTCACGTCCGAGCACACCTACATGTCGCAGCCGTGGGGGTGGCTGATCCAGTGGCGGCCGACGTCGTTCGCGTGGCGCGACGTCAAGGCGGACGCCGGCGCGATGGACCTGTGCGGGGCCGAGAGGTGCGCGGGAGCCATCCTGGCCGTGGGCAACCCGATCATCTGGTGGGGCGCGGCCCTGGCTCTGGTCCTGGTGATCTGGGCGGCGCTGCGGCGTCGTGACTGGCGGGCCTGGGCGATCCTCGCGGGCTATCTCGCGATGTACGTGCCGTGGTTCGCGTACTCCGAGCGCACCATCTTCACGTTCTACACGGTCGCGCTCGTGCCGTTCGTGGTGCTCGCGCTGACCTACGTGATCGCCGAGCTGATCGGCGCGAAGGACCTACCCCTGCGCGATCGCCGGCCCGGGATCTGGACGGCGGCGGTGATCGTGGTCCTCGCGCTCGTGGTGTCCGCGTTCTACTGGCCGATCTGGAGCAACCAGTGGGTGCCGTACACGTTCTGGCGCCTGCACATGCTGCTGCCCACCTGGATCTGAGCGGCACCCCTCAGTAGTACTCGGCCGGCAGCGCGCCCGTGAGCCACGGAAGCTCGTTGTCCCGGATGAAGGTCGAGAGGGTCTCCTCCGCGGGCAGGACCCGTGGCAGCCATCCCTCGAGCAGCCCGATCAGCGCCGCGGCGTCGGCGGGGTCCGCCTGCGTGAGGACCCGCTGCCAGAGCGTCATGAACCCGCTGGGCAGGTCCGGCAGGGTCCGGAGGGTGTCGGTGACGTACTTGGGGCCCCGGAGCAGGGTGCGGTTGGCGGCGAGCGCGCACCGGGCCGCGGCCAGCGCCAGGTGCAGGGCGGCATGCCGGCGCAGGAACTCGTCACCGGACGCGTGTGCCTGCCCGAGGAAGTAGCGACCGTGCAGCCGGGCCTGGGCGAGGTGGGCGTCCACGCGCCGGTCCCACTCCTGTTCCGGCAGTGCGGCGAGTGCCGTGATCGACTCCTCGAGCCCGGGTACGGCGCTGAACAGCACCCGGGCGCCGGCGAACGAGGCGCGGGTGGGATCGTCGGCGCGGTCCGCCGCGGCGTCGAGGTAGCGCGGGCTGGCGAGCTTCACGTCCACGTAGCCGCCCGGGTAGTCCTCGTCGTGACGCTCGCTCCAGGCGAGCCGGTTCGCCCGCGCGGCGACGTCCCAGGCGGCGTCGTCGACCACGAGGTAGACGTCGAGGTCGCTGTCTGGCCGTTCGGTGCCGCGGGCGACGGAACCGACGAGGACGACGGCGAGGGTCGCCTCCTGCGCGCAGGCGTCGCTGACGTACCGCGCAAGTGCCGCCTCGTGGTGCTCCACCGGCCGCTCAGCCCTTGACCGCGCCGGACGTCATCCCGGCCACGATCTGCCGGTTGAAGACGATGTACATCACCAGCGGCGGGATCGTGATCAGGAAGATGTTCATGAACAGCAGGTTCCACTGGTTCAGGGTCTGGCTCTGGAAGTTGTACAGGGTGAGTTGCACGGTGGCGTTGTCGCTGCCCGGCAGGAAGTACAGCGGCCCGGTGAAGTCGTTGAAGACGGCCACGGCCTGCACCACGACGACGGTGACCACCACGGGCTTGAGCAGCGGCAGCACCACCTGGAAGAACAGGCGCAGCGGCCCGGCGCCGTCGATGATCGCGGCCTCGTCCAGCTCCTTCGGAATCGTCGAGACGAACGCGCGGAACAGCAGGATGCAGAACGAGAGTCCGAACGTGGCCTCGATGAAGATCATCCCGGGCATCGTCTTGAACAGCCCGATGGTCTGCAGCACCCAGATGGTCGGCACCACGGCGGGCGGCACGATCAGACCGGCCAGCACGAGGAAGTTGACCAGCGGGTTCCATCGCGAGGAGCGCCGCTGCAGCACGTAGCCCACCATCGCAGCCATGACCACCATGAGGACCACCGAGGTCACGGTGAGCACGGTGCTGTTCACGAACGCCCGCACCAGCATGTAGTCGCGGGTCTGCATCACGTCGACGAGGTTCTGCCAGAGCAGCCACTCCGTGGGCAGTGAGAGGTCCAGCAGGGACGCCTGCGGTGCGGACTTCGCGGCGGTCAGGATGATGAACGCGAACGGGACCAGGAACACCACGATCGAGACGAGCACCGCGATGGCCCCGGTCAGATTGCGGCGGAGCGCCTTGGTCTTCATCGCTCCACCTCCCTCTTGTTGAACCACAGCGAGATCGGCACGATGATCGCCGTCACCACGAGGAACAGGACCACGTTGCCGGCGGTCGAGAGCCCGTAGAAGCCTGCCTGGTACTGCTTGTAGATGACCGAGCCGATCACGTCGCTGGTGAAGCCCGGACCGCCGCGGGTCATCGCCCAGATCAGGTCGAACGCGCGCAACCCGCCGATCAGGGAGAGCAGCACCACGGTGGTGGTCGCGGGCCGGACCAGCGGCACCGTGATCCGCCAGAACCGCTGCCAGCCGTTCGCACCATCGACCCGCGCGGCCTCGTAGTACTCCGGTGGGATGGCCGCGATACCGGCGATGTAGATCAGGGTCGCGATGCCCACTCCCCTCCAGATGTCCACCAGGGCAATGGACAGCAGCGCCAGGGAGGGGTCGGTGAGCCAGCCCGGCCCTGTGATTCCGAACAGGGCGAGCGCGGAGTTGATCAGCCCGTCGAACGGGTCCATCAGCACCTTGAAGGTGATCCCGACCCCGATCGTCGAGACCAGCACCGGGAAGAAGACCACCGAGCGCAGATACCCACGGGCCGCGATCTGAGAGGTGAGGAACACCCCGAGCAGCAGCCCGAGCACCACCTTCGCCCCCGAGGTCAGGAACCCGAAGATGAAGGTGTTCGTGAACCCCCGCACCAGCATCGGCTCACTGAAGAACTGGATGAAGTTGTCCAGACCGATGAACTCGGTGTCGAACAGTGTCCAGCGGGTCAGGCTGAAGTAGAACGAGGCGAAGGTGGGGACCGCGAACAGGACGAGGTAGAACACCCCCGCCGGGATGTAGAACCAGGTGGGGTAGGAACTCTTAATCTGGCGACGTTTGGGTGGCTTCAGGGCGTCATCGGCGCTGGGACGGCTCGCGACCAGGGTCGTCATGCGATCTCCATTGATCATGTCGGCCGCCTCACGCGGGATGCGTGAGGCGGCCGCACGCGACTGTTGACTCTCAGATCAGGGCGGACCTCACCATCCCTCGAGCCCGAGCTGCTGCGCCTGCTTCTCGACATCCACGTCATAGAGCGCGGCGCCGTCCGCGGCGGGACGGATGCCCGAGCCCACCTCGACCGTGATCTGCTCCAGGCTCGGCCCCTTGATCGGGGAGAGGAACTCCAGCGCCGGCCCGGTCTGGTCCGCGTCGAAGTAGGTCTGCACGTCGGTCAGGGTGGGCGGCGCATCGTCGGGCAGGGTGCACGCATCCGTGGCGAACGGGCCGCTCGGCCCGAGCGTGTCGGTCTGGATCCGGCAGCCCTCCTCGGACAGTGCGAACGCGATGAAGCGCTGCGCCGCCTCGAGCTCATCGCCCTCGGTGGTGTTCGGGATGTACATGGCGTTGGGCAGCCACACCGTCAGCCGGGTGTCGGCGGCATCCTGCGCCGGCAGAGCGAAGACACCGACGTCCTCGACGTTGTCCGGGTAGTTCTGCCGCACGGCTCCGATGGCCGACGTCAGGATCGGGTAGTGCGCACCCTCGCCGGTCGCGAGCATCCGGACGCCGTCGTCGAAGAGCGCGGACGCATAGTCCTCGTTGAAGAAGCCCGCCTCGAAGGACTCCTGCTGGTTCACGAAGGCCTGCAACGCCGGCTGTTCGGTGTAGAACCGGTTGTGCGCGGTGTACTCCGCCGCCCAGTCCGCGTCCTGCGCCGTGACGTTCGCGAAGTCGCCGAGCACGAACAACTGGCTGGTCCAGGTGTCACCGTAGGTCTGGATGATCGGGGCCGCCGTGCCCGCCGCGAGGATCGCCTCGTTGTTCGCCACGAATCCGGCCCAGTCGGTGGGCACCTCGAGGCCCAACTCCTCGTAGATGACCCGGTTGTACATCACCGCGCCCGCCTGGGTGGTGCCCCAGGGTGCTCCGTACATGCCGGTGTCGGTGGAGACGACGGTGCGCATGTCCTCTACAAGGGAGCCGGCCCACTCCTGGTCGGAGAGGTCCACGAGGTTCTGGTCCGGGTTCAGCGCCTGGAGCAGGGAACCGGAGTTGTAGTGGAAGACGTCCGCCATCTCACCGGTCGCGAGCTTGGTCTTCATCAGGTTGTCACCCTCGGCTCCGCCGGGCTGGGTCTCGAGCGTCACGACCACATCCTCGTTCGCGGCCATGAAGGCATCGACCAGTTCCTGCGCCGCGGTGGCGCCGGGTTCGCCGTTCTGGGTGAGGAACGTGATCTCGACCTGGTCACCGCCGGAACCACCCCCGGAACTGCAGGCGGCCATCGCCGCCACCAGTGCAGCCGCCCCGAGGACGACCGAGCCCTTGCGGGCACCTTGACGCATGCTCATCCTTTACCTCCTCGTAAAGACGCCGTCGGCAATGACGACACAGCACGGACCCGATTGAATCGGTTCAAACGTATCGCTACTCTACGTGCGATTCGGCTTGCCGTCAACGACTCCGAGCAACAATTCGACAACGGGCCCACGGCCCCCGGCATTCGCCTGCCGGGCCAGACCCGAGGCATTGACAAGACCCTTGTAACGATTCAGGATGGCTGCCGAGGCTTCGCAAGCCAAGGGGCAGCGTCCGCACCCAAGATTCACCGGCCATCGTTGGCCGACACCGCAAAGGAGCAGTGACCCCATGACCGCAGCACGCCCGGTGGCGCTCGACGCCGAGGCCCCCCGCGGCACGTCCTTCGTCGCCACGCCGACGCCCCGGCTGAGCTGGCGGACCGAGACCGACGCGAGCGCCTGGACGCAGCGGTCGGCCGAGCTCGAGTTCACCTCGGCCCGCGGGTCCAGCACCGCCACCGTCGACTCGGGCGACTCCGTCCTGGTGCCATGGCCCTTCGAGGCGCTCACGCCCGGCCAGGACGGCGAGGTCCGGGTGCGCGTCACCGGCGCCGACGGCGCCACCTCCGACTGGAGCGAACCCCTCACCGTGCGGGCCGGCTTCCTGGCGCCGGGCACGTGGCGCGCCCAGCCGATCGGGCTCACCGAGCCCACCAAACCGGCCGAGCCCGGCCTGGTCCGGACCGAGTTCGAGCTGCCCGCCCCGGTCCGCCGCGCCACCCTGTTCGCGACCGCGACCGGCGCCTACCAGGTCGCCATCAACGGCAGCGACGTCGACGACCAGGTGCTCAAGCCCGGTTGGACGCCGTACCAGTACCGGCTCATCCACGAGACCACCGACGTGACCACGCTGCTCGCCGAGGGCGCCAACGCCGTCGGGATCCGCTTCGCCGGCGCCTGGGCCACCGAACGGTACGGCTTCCGCGACCGCGCCCACCGCGTCTACGCCGAGCAGCCGTCCGTCGCGCTCCAGTTGATCGTCGAGCACACCGACGGCACCACCACCGAACTCGTCACCGACGGCACCTGGCGGGCCGGCCACGGGCCGATCACCGCGAGCGGGATCTACGCGGGCGAGTCCCACGACGCCCGGCTCGCCCAGCCCGGCTGGTCCGCCGCAGGCTTCGACGACGGCGGGTGGTCGCCGGCGCGCACGGACGAACCGACGATCGTCCCCGAGCCGCGCACGTCCCCGCCGGTCCGGCGGATCGAGGAGGTGGCCGTCGCCGAGGTGATCACCACCCCGTCCGGGCGCACCCTCCTGGACTTCGGGCAGAACCTGGTCGGGCGGCTGCGGATCACCGTCGACGGCCCGGAGGGGCGCATCATCACGCTGCGGCACGCGGAGGTACTCGAGCACGGTGAGCTCGGGGTGCGGCCGCTGCGCGCCGCCGCGGCCACGGACACCTACACGCTCGCCGGAACCGGCGAGCAGACCTGGGAGCCGGAGTTCAGTTTCCACGGGTTCCGGTACGCCGAGGTGGCCGGCTGGCCCGGTGACCTCGATCCGGCGTCCGTGGTGGCCGTGGTGATCCACAGCGACATGGAGCGCACCGGCTGGTTCACGAGCTCGCACGACCTGGTGAACCGGCTGCACGAGAACGTCGTCTGGGGCCAGCGCGGCAACTTCCTCTACCTGCCCACCGACTGCCCCCAGCGGGACGAGCGGCTCGGCTGGACCGGTGACATCCAGGTGTTCGCGCCGACGGCGAGCTTCCTGTTCGACTCCCGGACGTTCCTGTCCTCGTGGCTCGCCGACCTCGCCCTCGAACAGCGCGCCGCCGACGGCGTGGTGCCGTTCATCGTGCCGAACGTGCTCGGGCCGGTCCGGCCGGCCGCGGCCTGGGGCGATGCCGCCACGGTGGTGCCCTCGGTGCTGCTGGAGCGGTTCTCCGACCGCGGCACCCTCGAGGCGCAGTACGAGTCGATGACGGCGTGGACCGACCACCTCCTCGACCTCGCCGGCGAGCGGCACCTGTGGGAGGGCCGGTTCCAGTTCGGGGACTGGCTGGACCCGACGGCGCCGCCCGAGAGCCCGGCCGACGCGAAGGCCCATCCGGACATCGTGGCCAGCGCCTACGTGTTCCGCTCCGCCGATCTCGTGGCGCGCGCGGCCGCCGTCCTCGGGCGCGACGCGGACGCACAGCGCTACCGCGACCGGGCCGAGCAGGTCCGGGCCGCGTTCCTGGCCGAGTACGTGACGCCGGCCGGGCGGATGATGTCCGACGCGCAGACCGCGTACGCGCTGGCCATCGTGTTCGACATCGCCCCGGCCACCCAGCACGACGCGCTGGGGCGGCGCCTGGCCGAACTGGTCCGCGAGAGCGGCTACCGGATCGGCACCGGGTTCGTCGGCACGCCGATCATTCAGGACGCGCTGACCCGGACCGGCCACCTGGACGTGGCCACCCGGCTGCTCACCCAGACCGAGTGCCCGTCCTGGCTGTACCCGGTCACGATGGGCGCCACGACGATCTGGGAGCGCTGGGACAGCACCCTCCCCGACGGGTCCATCAACCCCGGCCAGATGACGTCGTTCAACCACTACGCCCTGGGCGCCATCGCCGACTGGCTGCACCGCACCGTCGCCGGCCTCGCCCCGTCCGAGCCGGGCTACCGCACCCTGCTCATCCAACCCCGGCCACTGCCCGGCTTCACCCACGCCCGGGCCGAGCACCGCACGCCGTACGGAACGGCCGCCGTCGGCTGGCGTCGCGACGGCGACACGGTGACCGTCACGGCCACGGTGCCACCGAACACCCAGGCCCGGGTCGTCCTGCCCGGCACCGGCGAGGAACTGACGGTCTCCTCCGGCGACCACGAGTGGTCCGTGCCGATGCCGGTCGCCGCCGCGACCCCCGGCCCGGTGGACCTGGACACCAGCCTCGCGGCCGTGATCGACGACGAGCAGGCGTACGCGACCCTGCTCCGGGTGCTCGGCGAGCACAGCGCCGACGCCGCCGAGGAGGTCCGCGCGCACACCACCTGGGTGCCCGGGCGGACCCTGCGCGAGCGGCTCGATCATGCGGCCGGCCCGGACGCCACGGACCGGCTGGCCGAGGCCTTCGCCGAGCTGAGCGCCGGGCGCGGCCACTAGAGGCGGACCCGCAGGAGGTCGTGGACGAGGGGGCGCGGACCCGATCAGGTCCCGGTCAGCACCCGCTCGATCACGTCGGCCCCGCGGGCCGCGCCACCGGCGGCGACGCTCTCGTGGTGCATCCGGGCGAGGGCGTCGTGCACGGCGTCGTCTCCGGCCACCGCGTCGATGGCCGCCCAGACGGCGTCTGCGTCGAGGTGCTCCGGGCTGAGCGTCCGGCCGAGCCCGAGCTCGGCGATCCGGTCGGCGTTGGCCCGCTGCTCCGCCATCTGTGGCAGCGACACCATCGGGACCCGGTACTGGATCGCCTCCATCGTGCTGCCCATGCCGGCGTGGGTCACGAACGCGTCCGCATGCCGCAGCACCGCCAGTTGCGGCACCCG
Coding sequences within:
- a CDS encoding nucleotidyltransferase domain-containing protein, which gives rise to MEHHEAALARYVSDACAQEATLAVVLVGSVARGTERPDSDLDVYLVVDDAAWDVAARANRLAWSERHDEDYPGGYVDVKLASPRYLDAAADRADDPTRASFAGARVLFSAVPGLEESITALAALPEQEWDRRVDAHLAQARLHGRYFLGQAHASGDEFLRRHAALHLALAAARCALAANRTLLRGPKYVTDTLRTLPDLPSGFMTLWQRVLTQADPADAAALIGLLEGWLPRVLPAEETLSTFIRDNELPWLTGALPAEYY
- a CDS encoding carbohydrate ABC transporter permease; protein product: MKTKALRRNLTGAIAVLVSIVVFLVPFAFIILTAAKSAPQASLLDLSLPTEWLLWQNLVDVMQTRDYMLVRAFVNSTVLTVTSVVLMVVMAAMVGYVLQRRSSRWNPLVNFLVLAGLIVPPAVVPTIWVLQTIGLFKTMPGMIFIEATFGLSFCILLFRAFVSTIPKELDEAAIIDGAGPLRLFFQVVLPLLKPVVVTVVVVQAVAVFNDFTGPLYFLPGSDNATVQLTLYNFQSQTLNQWNLLFMNIFLITIPPLVMYIVFNRQIVAGMTSGAVKG
- a CDS encoding carbohydrate ABC transporter permease, which codes for MTTLVASRPSADDALKPPKRRQIKSSYPTWFYIPAGVFYLVLFAVPTFASFYFSLTRWTLFDTEFIGLDNFIQFFSEPMLVRGFTNTFIFGFLTSGAKVVLGLLLGVFLTSQIAARGYLRSVVFFPVLVSTIGVGITFKVLMDPFDGLINSALALFGITGPGWLTDPSLALLSIALVDIWRGVGIATLIYIAGIAAIPPEYYEAARVDGANGWQRFWRITVPLVRPATTTVVLLSLIGGLRAFDLIWAMTRGGPGFTSDVIGSVIYKQYQAGFYGLSTAGNVVLFLVVTAIIVPISLWFNKREVER
- a CDS encoding ABC transporter substrate-binding protein; translation: MSMRQGARKGSVVLGAAALVAAMAACSSGGGSGGDQVEITFLTQNGEPGATAAQELVDAFMAANEDVVVTLETQPGGAEGDNLMKTKLATGEMADVFHYNSGSLLQALNPDQNLVDLSDQEWAGSLVEDMRTVVSTDTGMYGAPWGTTQAGAVMYNRVIYEELGLEVPTDWAGFVANNEAILAAGTAAPIIQTYGDTWTSQLFVLGDFANVTAQDADWAAEYTAHNRFYTEQPALQAFVNQQESFEAGFFNEDYASALFDDGVRMLATGEGAHYPILTSAIGAVRQNYPDNVEDVGVFALPAQDAADTRLTVWLPNAMYIPNTTEGDELEAAQRFIAFALSEEGCRIQTDTLGPSGPFATDACTLPDDAPPTLTDVQTYFDADQTGPALEFLSPIKGPSLEQITVEVGSGIRPAADGAALYDVDVEKQAQQLGLEGW
- a CDS encoding family 78 glycoside hydrolase catalytic domain, which gives rise to MTAARPVALDAEAPRGTSFVATPTPRLSWRTETDASAWTQRSAELEFTSARGSSTATVDSGDSVLVPWPFEALTPGQDGEVRVRVTGADGATSDWSEPLTVRAGFLAPGTWRAQPIGLTEPTKPAEPGLVRTEFELPAPVRRATLFATATGAYQVAINGSDVDDQVLKPGWTPYQYRLIHETTDVTTLLAEGANAVGIRFAGAWATERYGFRDRAHRVYAEQPSVALQLIVEHTDGTTTELVTDGTWRAGHGPITASGIYAGESHDARLAQPGWSAAGFDDGGWSPARTDEPTIVPEPRTSPPVRRIEEVAVAEVITTPSGRTLLDFGQNLVGRLRITVDGPEGRIITLRHAEVLEHGELGVRPLRAAAATDTYTLAGTGEQTWEPEFSFHGFRYAEVAGWPGDLDPASVVAVVIHSDMERTGWFTSSHDLVNRLHENVVWGQRGNFLYLPTDCPQRDERLGWTGDIQVFAPTASFLFDSRTFLSSWLADLALEQRAADGVVPFIVPNVLGPVRPAAAWGDAATVVPSVLLERFSDRGTLEAQYESMTAWTDHLLDLAGERHLWEGRFQFGDWLDPTAPPESPADAKAHPDIVASAYVFRSADLVARAAAVLGRDADAQRYRDRAEQVRAAFLAEYVTPAGRMMSDAQTAYALAIVFDIAPATQHDALGRRLAELVRESGYRIGTGFVGTPIIQDALTRTGHLDVATRLLTQTECPSWLYPVTMGATTIWERWDSTLPDGSINPGQMTSFNHYALGAIADWLHRTVAGLAPSEPGYRTLLIQPRPLPGFTHARAEHRTPYGTAAVGWRRDGDTVTVTATVPPNTQARVVLPGTGEELTVSSGDHEWSVPMPVAAATPGPVDLDTSLAAVIDDEQAYATLLRVLGEHSADAAEEVRAHTTWVPGRTLRERLDHAAGPDATDRLAEAFAELSAGRGH